A genome region from Nicotiana tabacum cultivar K326 chromosome 13, ASM71507v2, whole genome shotgun sequence includes the following:
- the LOC107777458 gene encoding F-box protein At3g54460 isoform X2, whose translation MSGILYLRGLKRLSKLELKLGKVMEEEEEESRGCNFGRKKKAESAISNFLLGCDWEARSSMLQSAKLGVEKDFSIWNLSDCHVIGCKQHCSAPDPSKKKLFELHEIFKSLPSVAKRGNPDFLRVNPLDSSRSGIWVVTDDILINILSSLCPVDLLRVSATCRHLRFLAASIMPCMKLKLFAHQQAAVDWMLQREHNVELLQHPLYMDFVTEDGFAFYINAVFGQIATGQAPKIKDFHGGMFCDEPGLGKTITALSLILKTQGTLPEPPDGAQIIWCMHNTDQRCGYYELSSENTISSGFLSASRATGLNGRRGQLSLDKLTPTKSLDFPTSIGSTVVNSADHIAAAEISSCTVMRSTPTRYAVRCTSNFSQIKRNLMYAYENEGTSLFPERNSRKDSKKRKRASNNQQRSLTYEKPGYSKNISRGSKRFCEPSAENYVINETWIQCDACQKWRRLAEAGVADATTAWFCSMNTDPLYQSCSVAEDSWDHKQHITCLPGFHTKGTPGGLEENISFFTSVLKDNCSVMDSKAKKALIWLAKLSPQKLLEMETIGVGQPIIQTSVGVPYAYHKIFQAFGLVKRAEKGTTKWYYPRGLVNLVFDLDALRVALCKPLDSFRMYLSRATLVVVPSNLVDHWRGQIERHVRQGQLRVFVWTDYKKPSAHNLAWDYDIVITTFSRLSAEWSPKKRSVLMQVHWLRIILDEGHTLGSSLSLTNKLQMAVSLRASNRWLLTGTPTPNTPSSQLSHLQPLLKFLHDETYGQNQKAWEAGILRPFEAEMEEGRSRLLQLLHRCMISARKKDLQNIPPCIKKMIFLHFTEEHARSYNELVETVRRNILMADWNDPSHVESLLNPKQWKFRSTTIRNVRLSCCVAGHIRVTEAGDDIQETMDILVEDGLDPTSQEYALIRYHLLYGGNCMRCKAWCRLPVVTPCKHLLCLDCVSLNSEKCTIPGCDNLYEMQSPEILTRPENPNPKWPVPKDLIELQPSYKQDDWNPDWQSTSSSKVAYLVERLKEIQEANRMIINSNEDRSVEAVSGSHGKSNFSRFSSQGYLVGSSNDFCNLIPEKVIIFSQFLEHIHVIEQQLAVAGIRFSSLYSPMPSVNKVKALATFQHDVDCMALLMDGSAALGLDLSFVTHVYLMEPIWDKSMEEQVISRAHRMGAIRPIHVETLAMSGTIEEQMLKFLQEADEGRSLLKEECGKHGHDGARAPRALHDFAESNYLAHLNFVRTSSKA comes from the exons ATGTCAG GAATATTATACTTACGTGGACTGAAGAGGCTTTCAAAATTGGAGCTGAAGTTGGGGAAAGTtatggaagaagaggaagaagaaagcaGAGGCTGCAATTTCGGGAGGAAGAAGAAAGCAGAGTCTGCAATTTCGAATTTTCTATTGGG TTGTGACTGGGAAGCTAGGAGTTCTATGCTTCAGTCTGCTAAGCTTGGTGTTGAAAAGGATTTTAGTATTTGGAATCTGTCTGACTGTCATGTTATAGGATGCAAACAGCACTGCAGTGCACCTGACCCTTCCAAGAAAAAGCTCTTTGAGCTCCATGAAATTTTTAAGAGCTTACCAAGTGTAGCAAAGAGGGGAAATCCTGATTTTTTAAGAGTGAATCCCCTTGATAGTAGTAGATCGGGTATTTGGGTGGTAACAGATGATATTTTGATCAATATTCTTTCTTCACTTTGTCCTGTTGATCTTCTAAGGGTCTCTGCAACATGTCGGCATTTAAGATTTCTTGCTGCATCAATCATGCCATGTATGAAACTTAAATTGTTTGCTCATCAGCAGGCTGCAGTTGACTGGATGTTACAGCGTGAGCACAATGTTGAATTATTACAGCACCCACTGTACATGGATTTTGTCACCGAAGATGGGTTTGCTTTCTATATAAATGCTGTTTTTGGTCAAATAGCCACAGGTCAGGCTCCTAAAATCAAGGATTTCCATGGGGGAATGTTCTGTGATGAGCCTGGCCTCGGTAAAACTATTACTGCTCTTTCTCTCATTCTGAAGACTCAGGGAACACTTCCAGAGCCACCAGATGGTGCACAAATTATCTGGTGTATGCATAATACTGACCAGAGGTGTGGTTATTATGAGCTTAGTAGTGAAAATACAATCAGTTCGGGGTTTTTATCAGCAAGTAGAGCTACTGGACTCAATGGCCGTAGGGGACAATTATCTTTAGATAAACTAACCCCAACGAAAAGCTTAGACTTCCCCACGTCAATTGGATCCACGGTTGTTAATTCAGCTGATCACATAGCAGCTGCAGAAATTAGTTCATGTACAGTCATGCGCTCCACTCCAACTAGGTATGCTGTAAGGTGCACCAGTAACTTTAGCCAGATAAAAAGAAATCTTATGTATGCATATGAAAATGAAGGGACGTCTCTCTTTCCTGAGAGGAATTCTAGGAAAGACTCGAAAAAAAGAAAGCGTGCTTCCAACAACCAACAAAGAAGCTTGACATATGAGAAACCTGGTTATTCAAAAAACATTTCTCGTGGTAGTAAGAGGTTTTGTGAGCCTTCTGCTGAGAACTATGTGATCAACGAAACCTGGATCCAATGTGATGCTTGTCAGAAATGGCGGAGGCTTGCAGAAGCTGGTGTGGCAGATGCTACTACTGCATGGTTCTGCAGTATGAATACTGATCCATTATATCAGAGTTGTAGTGTTGCAGAAGACTCTTGGGATCATAAGCAGCATATCACTTGCCTTCCAGGATTCCATACCAAAGGAACACCTGGGGGGCTGGAAGAAAATATATCATTTTTTACCAGTGTGCTGAAGGATAATTGTTCAGTTATGGATTCAAAAGCAAAGAAGGCTCTAATTTGGTTAGCTAAGCTGTCACCGCAGAAGCTGTTAGAAATGGAAACAATTGGGGTGGGGCAACCCATAATTCAGACCTCAGTTGGAGTTCCTTATGCCTATCATAAAATATTTCAAGCCTTTGGTCTTGTCAAGAGGGCTGAAAAGGGTACAACTAAGTGGTACTATCCTAGAGGTCTTGTGAACCTGGTATTTGATTTAGATGCCTTAAGAGTAGCTCTATGTAAGCCTCTGGATTCATTTAGGATGTATTTGTCTCGAGCTACTTTAGTTGTTGTTCCTTCAAATCTGGTTGATCATTGGAGAGGTCAAATTGAGAGGCATGTAAGACAAGGGCAGTTGAGAGTTTTtgtctggactgattataaaaaGCCTTCTGCACATAATCTTGCTTGGGATTATGATATAGTTATAACTACATTCAGTCGTCTAAGTGCTGAGTGGAGCCCCAAAAAGAGAAGTGTATTGATGCAAGTTCATTGGCTGAGAATTATATTAGATGAAGGTCACACCCTTGGTTCAAGTCTAAGTTTGACCAACAAATTGCAAATGGCTGTTTCGCTGCGGGCTTCAAATCGCTGGTTGTTAACTGGAACACCAACTCCTAACACCCCTAGTAGCCAGCTTTCTCATCTGCAACCCTTGCTTAAGTTCCTCCATGATGAAACTTATGGACAGAATCAGAAAGCCTGGGAAGCTGGTATTCTTAGGCCATTTGAAGCAGAGATGGAAGAAGGCCGGTCACGTTTGCTACAATTACTTCACAGGTGCATGATCAGTGCCAGGAAAAAAGATTTGCAGAATATTCCCCCATGCATCAAGAAAATGATATTCTTACATTTTACTGAAGAACATGCGAGAAGTTACAATGAGTTGGTAGAAACCGTGCGGAGGAATATACTAATGGCAGACTGGAATGATCCTTCTCATGTTGAGAGTTTGCTGAACCCTAAACAGTGGAAATTCCGAAGTACTACCATCAGAAATGTAAGACTCTCATGCTGTGTAGCAGGACATATCAGAGTGACAGAGGCAGGTGATGATATTCAAGAAACTATGGATATtttagttgaggatggtctggatcCGACTTCACAGGAGTATGCTCTGATAAGATATCACCTTTTATATGGTGGGAATTGCATGAG GTGTAAAGCATGGTGCCGTCTACCAGTGGTTACACCTTGTAAGCATCTATTATGCCTTGATTGTGTTTCTTTAAATAGTGAGAAGTGTACAATTCCTGGCTGTGATAACTTGTACGAGATGCAAAGTCCTGAAATACTGACGCGTCCTGAAAATCCTAATCCAAAGTGGCCTGTTCCAAAAGATCTGATTGAGTTACAGCCATCTTATAAGCAG GATGACTGGAATCCTGATTGGCAATCAACATCGAGCAGTAAAGTTGCTTACCTTGTTGAAAGGTTAAAAGAAATACAGGAAGCTAATAGGATGATTATTAACTCCAACGAGGACCGAAGTGTCGAGGCTGTTAGTGGATCTCATGGGAAAAGCAATTTCAGCAGGTTTTCATCCCAAGGGTATTTGGTTGGGTCATCAAATGATTTCTGCAATTTAATTCCAGAGAAAGTTATCATATTTTCTCAGTTTCTGGAGCACATACATGTAATTGAACAGCAG TTAGCTGTTGCTGGTATCCGTTTTTCCAGTTTGTATAGTCCAATGCCTTCCGTCAACAAG GTGAAAGCACTGGCGACATTTCAGCATGATGTTGACTGCATGGCTCTATTAATGGATGGAAGTGCAGCTTTAGGTCTTGATCTGAGCTTTGTAACACATGTCTATTTAATGGAACCAATATGGGACAAAAG TATGGAAGAACAGGTGATCAGTCGTGCTCATCGGATGGGTGCTATACGCCCTATTCACGTGGAAACTCTGGCGATGAGTGGCACAATTGAAGAGCAAATGTTGAAGTTTTTACAG GAGGCTGATGAAGGTAGGAGTTTGTtgaaggaagaatgtggtaaacaCGGTCATGATGGGGCACGAGCACCACGTGCATTACATGATTTTGCTGAAAGTAATTATCTCGCTCACCTTAACTTTGTTCGGACCAGTTCCAAGGCGTGA
- the LOC107777458 gene encoding F-box protein At3g54460 isoform X3: MEEEEEESRGCNFGRKKKAESAISNFLLGCDWEARSSMLQSAKLGVEKDFSIWNLSDCHVIGCKQHCSAPDPSKKKLFELHEIFKSLPSVAKRGNPDFLRVNPLDSSRSGIWVVTDDILINILSSLCPVDLLRVSATCRHLRFLAASIMPCMKLKLFAHQQAAVDWMLQREHNVELLQHPLYMDFVTEDGFAFYINAVFGQIATGQAPKIKDFHGGMFCDEPGLGKTITALSLILKTQGTLPEPPDGAQIIWCMHNTDQRCGYYELSSENTISSGFLSASRATGLNGRRGQLSLDKLTPTKSLDFPTSIGSTVVNSADHIAAAEISSCTVMRSTPTRYAVRCTSNFSQIKRNLMYAYENEGTSLFPERNSRKDSKKRKRASNNQQRSLTYEKPGYSKNISRGSKRFCEPSAENYVINETWIQCDACQKWRRLAEAGVADATTAWFCSMNTDPLYQSCSVAEDSWDHKQHITCLPGFHTKGTPGGLEENISFFTSVLKDNCSVMDSKAKKALIWLAKLSPQKLLEMETIGVGQPIIQTSVGVPYAYHKIFQAFGLVKRAEKGTTKWYYPRGLVNLVFDLDALRVALCKPLDSFRMYLSRATLVVVPSNLVDHWRGQIERHVRQGQLRVFVWTDYKKPSAHNLAWDYDIVITTFSRLSAEWSPKKRSVLMQVHWLRIILDEGHTLGSSLSLTNKLQMAVSLRASNRWLLTGTPTPNTPSSQLSHLQPLLKFLHDETYGQNQKAWEAGILRPFEAEMEEGRSRLLQLLHRCMISARKKDLQNIPPCIKKMIFLHFTEEHARSYNELVETVRRNILMADWNDPSHVESLLNPKQWKFRSTTIRNVRLSCCVAGHIRVTEAGDDIQETMDILVEDGLDPTSQEYALIRYHLLYGGNCMRCKAWCRLPVVTPCKHLLCLDCVSLNSEKCTIPGCDNLYEMQSPEILTRPENPNPKWPVPKDLIELQPSYKQDDWNPDWQSTSSSKVAYLVERLKEIQEANRMIINSNEDRSVEAVSGSHGKSNFSRFSSQGYLVGSSNDFCNLIPEKVIIFSQFLEHIHVIEQQLAVAGIRFSSLYSPMPSVNKVKALATFQHDVDCMALLMDGSAALGLDLSFVTHVYLMEPIWDKSMEEQVISRAHRMGAIRPIHVETLAMSGTIEEQMLKFLQEADEGRSLLKEECGKHGHDGARAPRALHDFAESNYLAHLNFVRTSSKA; this comes from the exons atggaagaagaggaagaagaaagcaGAGGCTGCAATTTCGGGAGGAAGAAGAAAGCAGAGTCTGCAATTTCGAATTTTCTATTGGG TTGTGACTGGGAAGCTAGGAGTTCTATGCTTCAGTCTGCTAAGCTTGGTGTTGAAAAGGATTTTAGTATTTGGAATCTGTCTGACTGTCATGTTATAGGATGCAAACAGCACTGCAGTGCACCTGACCCTTCCAAGAAAAAGCTCTTTGAGCTCCATGAAATTTTTAAGAGCTTACCAAGTGTAGCAAAGAGGGGAAATCCTGATTTTTTAAGAGTGAATCCCCTTGATAGTAGTAGATCGGGTATTTGGGTGGTAACAGATGATATTTTGATCAATATTCTTTCTTCACTTTGTCCTGTTGATCTTCTAAGGGTCTCTGCAACATGTCGGCATTTAAGATTTCTTGCTGCATCAATCATGCCATGTATGAAACTTAAATTGTTTGCTCATCAGCAGGCTGCAGTTGACTGGATGTTACAGCGTGAGCACAATGTTGAATTATTACAGCACCCACTGTACATGGATTTTGTCACCGAAGATGGGTTTGCTTTCTATATAAATGCTGTTTTTGGTCAAATAGCCACAGGTCAGGCTCCTAAAATCAAGGATTTCCATGGGGGAATGTTCTGTGATGAGCCTGGCCTCGGTAAAACTATTACTGCTCTTTCTCTCATTCTGAAGACTCAGGGAACACTTCCAGAGCCACCAGATGGTGCACAAATTATCTGGTGTATGCATAATACTGACCAGAGGTGTGGTTATTATGAGCTTAGTAGTGAAAATACAATCAGTTCGGGGTTTTTATCAGCAAGTAGAGCTACTGGACTCAATGGCCGTAGGGGACAATTATCTTTAGATAAACTAACCCCAACGAAAAGCTTAGACTTCCCCACGTCAATTGGATCCACGGTTGTTAATTCAGCTGATCACATAGCAGCTGCAGAAATTAGTTCATGTACAGTCATGCGCTCCACTCCAACTAGGTATGCTGTAAGGTGCACCAGTAACTTTAGCCAGATAAAAAGAAATCTTATGTATGCATATGAAAATGAAGGGACGTCTCTCTTTCCTGAGAGGAATTCTAGGAAAGACTCGAAAAAAAGAAAGCGTGCTTCCAACAACCAACAAAGAAGCTTGACATATGAGAAACCTGGTTATTCAAAAAACATTTCTCGTGGTAGTAAGAGGTTTTGTGAGCCTTCTGCTGAGAACTATGTGATCAACGAAACCTGGATCCAATGTGATGCTTGTCAGAAATGGCGGAGGCTTGCAGAAGCTGGTGTGGCAGATGCTACTACTGCATGGTTCTGCAGTATGAATACTGATCCATTATATCAGAGTTGTAGTGTTGCAGAAGACTCTTGGGATCATAAGCAGCATATCACTTGCCTTCCAGGATTCCATACCAAAGGAACACCTGGGGGGCTGGAAGAAAATATATCATTTTTTACCAGTGTGCTGAAGGATAATTGTTCAGTTATGGATTCAAAAGCAAAGAAGGCTCTAATTTGGTTAGCTAAGCTGTCACCGCAGAAGCTGTTAGAAATGGAAACAATTGGGGTGGGGCAACCCATAATTCAGACCTCAGTTGGAGTTCCTTATGCCTATCATAAAATATTTCAAGCCTTTGGTCTTGTCAAGAGGGCTGAAAAGGGTACAACTAAGTGGTACTATCCTAGAGGTCTTGTGAACCTGGTATTTGATTTAGATGCCTTAAGAGTAGCTCTATGTAAGCCTCTGGATTCATTTAGGATGTATTTGTCTCGAGCTACTTTAGTTGTTGTTCCTTCAAATCTGGTTGATCATTGGAGAGGTCAAATTGAGAGGCATGTAAGACAAGGGCAGTTGAGAGTTTTtgtctggactgattataaaaaGCCTTCTGCACATAATCTTGCTTGGGATTATGATATAGTTATAACTACATTCAGTCGTCTAAGTGCTGAGTGGAGCCCCAAAAAGAGAAGTGTATTGATGCAAGTTCATTGGCTGAGAATTATATTAGATGAAGGTCACACCCTTGGTTCAAGTCTAAGTTTGACCAACAAATTGCAAATGGCTGTTTCGCTGCGGGCTTCAAATCGCTGGTTGTTAACTGGAACACCAACTCCTAACACCCCTAGTAGCCAGCTTTCTCATCTGCAACCCTTGCTTAAGTTCCTCCATGATGAAACTTATGGACAGAATCAGAAAGCCTGGGAAGCTGGTATTCTTAGGCCATTTGAAGCAGAGATGGAAGAAGGCCGGTCACGTTTGCTACAATTACTTCACAGGTGCATGATCAGTGCCAGGAAAAAAGATTTGCAGAATATTCCCCCATGCATCAAGAAAATGATATTCTTACATTTTACTGAAGAACATGCGAGAAGTTACAATGAGTTGGTAGAAACCGTGCGGAGGAATATACTAATGGCAGACTGGAATGATCCTTCTCATGTTGAGAGTTTGCTGAACCCTAAACAGTGGAAATTCCGAAGTACTACCATCAGAAATGTAAGACTCTCATGCTGTGTAGCAGGACATATCAGAGTGACAGAGGCAGGTGATGATATTCAAGAAACTATGGATATtttagttgaggatggtctggatcCGACTTCACAGGAGTATGCTCTGATAAGATATCACCTTTTATATGGTGGGAATTGCATGAG GTGTAAAGCATGGTGCCGTCTACCAGTGGTTACACCTTGTAAGCATCTATTATGCCTTGATTGTGTTTCTTTAAATAGTGAGAAGTGTACAATTCCTGGCTGTGATAACTTGTACGAGATGCAAAGTCCTGAAATACTGACGCGTCCTGAAAATCCTAATCCAAAGTGGCCTGTTCCAAAAGATCTGATTGAGTTACAGCCATCTTATAAGCAG GATGACTGGAATCCTGATTGGCAATCAACATCGAGCAGTAAAGTTGCTTACCTTGTTGAAAGGTTAAAAGAAATACAGGAAGCTAATAGGATGATTATTAACTCCAACGAGGACCGAAGTGTCGAGGCTGTTAGTGGATCTCATGGGAAAAGCAATTTCAGCAGGTTTTCATCCCAAGGGTATTTGGTTGGGTCATCAAATGATTTCTGCAATTTAATTCCAGAGAAAGTTATCATATTTTCTCAGTTTCTGGAGCACATACATGTAATTGAACAGCAG TTAGCTGTTGCTGGTATCCGTTTTTCCAGTTTGTATAGTCCAATGCCTTCCGTCAACAAG GTGAAAGCACTGGCGACATTTCAGCATGATGTTGACTGCATGGCTCTATTAATGGATGGAAGTGCAGCTTTAGGTCTTGATCTGAGCTTTGTAACACATGTCTATTTAATGGAACCAATATGGGACAAAAG TATGGAAGAACAGGTGATCAGTCGTGCTCATCGGATGGGTGCTATACGCCCTATTCACGTGGAAACTCTGGCGATGAGTGGCACAATTGAAGAGCAAATGTTGAAGTTTTTACAG GAGGCTGATGAAGGTAGGAGTTTGTtgaaggaagaatgtggtaaacaCGGTCATGATGGGGCACGAGCACCACGTGCATTACATGATTTTGCTGAAAGTAATTATCTCGCTCACCTTAACTTTGTTCGGACCAGTTCCAAGGCGTGA